The genomic interval tgtttttatatattataaccaAAAGCCAAAGTGTcagttaattaattagtttttttttttaaccaaaaggAATATTTTTGGACCGACAAAACAAATACCAAAGATTTAAATTAACGAGCTTTTGACCCAAAAGCCAAAGTGTCAGTTAATTAAGATAGACGTACGACCTCCTTagttaattttgattattttattaaaggCATTATATTGGAAGGTTGGCCGCATGCATGCGTCATGCAGTGGATGGAAAtcttatgaatattaatatataggatgattaaaaaattattatttttatttatatgctAATCTTTCGAAGTCCTGATAATGAAAGCTTATCATCCTAACATTTCAATGGAATGATGATCATATGATTTACAACAAATTGTTATTTGGGGTTGTTTGTATAACCCCACATGTGGtccaaaaattataattgtttattaataagaataatactaCAAATAGTCTTAGGGCCCCGTAGGCAAACATCAcgcgctttttttttttaaaacgaaatGCGTGAAGTTTGCACATCATatgactatataaatcatttctcttattgaTAAATAATTGAGTAATCTGACAACATGTATAATATTTTTCGGATGCATCTACTGATTACATGCAAAAAACGTGCTttgttttatgattaatttatcaTTTGATTATTGGTGTTGATCATGATGATATATCATTGTTTATGCAGAAGTCTTAAAAATTTGTTGCGTGTTTTCGATCTTTTCTTTATATGATTACAGGGCAAGGATAAAGAATGGGTGACAGTGAATGTTGTGAACCCAGATCCATCTGAGGATGATTGGGTTGCAGTTTTCTCTCCTGCAGAGTTCAAGTACTAATCATATACATCTCTTAATACAATCTAGCAAGCTGCTCAATTTTAATACACATTAATACCATTGAATTATAGAATgcaatttaattagtttttggcCTTCTACAAACTGATGAATGATATGGTTCGGAGATTAATATAGCCATGCGACCAAAGTTTATAATCATGCACAGACAGGGAATTAGAATGTTTTGTTGCATATTTTTCTGTGAATGCTCTCAAGTTGAaggagtatttttgttttgaaatggcAGCGCATCGACCTGTTCGCCAGTGACTGGTGAAGAAGAGGAGCCATATATATGCTCAAGCCCGATTAAGGTGTCTCCAATGTGAACtactttgaaattaaaattagacaaaaaatgaaaattttgtttggttttttggtTCTCCTAATTAACATATTTGATGTTCTTTACAGTTCAAGTATGTAAATTCCTCCAATTCAAAGTATACAAAAACTGGCAAAACTGTTCTAAAATTTCAGTTGATCAATCAGAGGGCAGATTTCTCCTTCGTATTATTTTCAGGCGGTCTGTCAACTGTATGTCCATTTCTCCCCTAAGATCCTTGTAAAGGTGTTTTTATGCTTTATATTTCTGCATCACTTACCGTTCAGATTAACCAAGATTTTCTCCTGTGTATGCATGctaatgaaaaattatgtttctgGATATTGCAGCCTAAACTAGTGGcagtttcaaatttcataacatTTGTTAATCCTAAAGCACCTCTATATCCTCGCCTTGCTCAAGGGAAGTCTTGGGATGAAGTAAGTCCATTTCACAACAGTTAACAACAcctataaaatctttttttctcCATCCCTTTTAGTAATAGAACCCAAAGAAGACTTGATTTAGGAAATTTCAACACTGCCAGGAGggtttttcatacatattttgGACTTAAAAAGAACacatttatacaaataattcaAGCAGTGATCATTTGATgatatttgcagatgacagtaACTTGGACTAGTGGATATGCACTAAATGAAGCCGTTCCATTTGTTGAATATGCTGTGAAGGGGCAAGCTAAAGCTCGATCCCCAGCTGGAACATTGACAATTGATCAGAACAGCCTTTGTGGTATTATTCGTTTCATCTACCCACGAGTATTGCATACTTTGTTTGCGATATATAACTAGTTCATTGCTTTCAAGAAAGCTTTTAGTGATGAAAAAAGTCCATGAGTgtaatctttatatttataatttaggaCAAACCTTTCAACAGCTTTCCAATGCATTTGAGCATTGCTTTGAATCATGTTTCTTAAAGTTCTAATGTTTTGGATATACCAAGTTTATTGATATCTACTTTTGAATTCAAAGTGTTCCGAAAGGCGGTTGCATAACATGATTTCCTTGGTATTCTGTAGGTTCTCCTGCACGGACAGTAGGGTGGCGTGATCAGGGTTTCATACATACAAGTTTCTTGAAAAGTTTATGGCCCAACTTTGTGTAtgtttttatacatttttcttGACACAAAACTATCATAAATTGTTGACCGAAGATATTTATTGAAGGTTGGTTATGATGGTATTTCAGGTACACTTATAGGATGGGTCATCTCTTATCGAATGGCTCGTATATCTGGAGCAAATCCTACTCTTTCAGATCATCCCCTTATCCTGGACAGGACTCACCACAACGTGTCATAATATTTGGCGACCTTGGGAAGGTAGTTATGAGATCAATTGACTAAATGAAATCTATAGatcaaaaattataaagagattagCTCCAGTAACCAGCTGATATATCCATAGCCTTGGGAGGGAACTTGAAAACCTCTGCCTAGAGTTTAATGAATAAGATTTCTTCTGCATGAATtatggtaaaaatattttacattttttcctCTGTATTTCAGGCTGAACGTGATGGTTCAACTATGTATGCTGATTATCAGCCAGGATCTCTTAATACTACCGACCAACTCATCAAGGACTTAAAAAATATCGACATAGTTTTCCTTATTGGAGATTTAGCTTATGCAAATGGATACATCTCACAGTGGGACCAATTCATGTCACAGGTTGAGCCCATTGCATCAGCTGTCCCATTTATGATTGCAAGGTTTGCCCCGTTACTCGTTTCCATCTAATCATAACCTTGTAACAATAAAtcccaaataattaaattcatctatttgTATTAAGTTATGTATCTTTTATTGGTTATCATGCAGTGGTAATCATGAACGTACGTGGCCAAATTCAGGAGGCTTCTATCAACATACAGATTCTGGAGGGGAGTGCGGTGTGACTGCTGAGACCCTTTTCTACGTTCCTGCTGAGAACAGAGCGAACTTCTGGTAAAAACAATCACATATAAGTTTTTCGAGTTATCCAATAGATTTGTAGCAACTTAAAGCATTCCTTTGTTTTTTGTacaatgatttttctttttgagattcATGATGGAAATTTCAACTCAATGAGCAGGTATTCAACAGATTATGGCATGTTTCGGTTTTGCATAGCTGACAGTGAACATGATTGGAGGGAGGGATCAGAACAGTACCAATTCCTTAAGCATTGCCTTGCAACTGTGGATAGAAGGAAGCAACCTTGGTTGATCTTTGCTGCTCATAGGCCTCTAGGATATTCCTCTAATGAATGGTATGCCGAGGAGGGTGCATATTCAGAACCAATGGGAAGGGACGATTTGCAAAAGCTTTGGCAGAAGTACAGGGTAGACATTGCCTTTTTTGGCCATGTCCATAACTACGAAAGAACATGCCCCATTTACCAGGTAATGGATGCTGCCAAAATCTCAcatttttttgtctcaaaagtttaaaatgataGTAAATTAATGGCaacttcaattatttaaattaaattgtctAATAACATTTCTAGTCCAAACAGTAACATCACTTCATTGCcattttttaaccttttttgtATGTCTTCAATGCTGGTGTTGTAGAATACATGCGTAAAATCAGGAAATACGAGTTATT from Juglans regia cultivar Chandler chromosome 2, Walnut 2.0, whole genome shotgun sequence carries:
- the LOC108994751 gene encoding probable inactive purple acid phosphatase 27; this encodes MADTAWSCGLMMKFFTMGMLWWLGSMGLASGHGHGRFDKHPLSEIDIYKTTLALRDSVSIKANPLILGLKGKDKEWVTVNVVNPDPSEDDWVAVFSPAEFNASTCSPVTGEEEEPYICSSPIKFKYVNSSNSKYTKTGKTVLKFQLINQRADFSFVLFSGGLSTPKLVAVSNFITFVNPKAPLYPRLAQGKSWDEMTVTWTSGYALNEAVPFVEYAVKGQAKARSPAGTLTIDQNSLCGSPARTVGWRDQGFIHTSFLKSLWPNFVYTYRMGHLLSNGSYIWSKSYSFRSSPYPGQDSPQRVIIFGDLGKAERDGSTMYADYQPGSLNTTDQLIKDLKNIDIVFLIGDLAYANGYISQWDQFMSQVEPIASAVPFMIASGNHERTWPNSGGFYQHTDSGGECGVTAETLFYVPAENRANFWYSTDYGMFRFCIADSEHDWREGSEQYQFLKHCLATVDRRKQPWLIFAAHRPLGYSSNEWYAEEGAYSEPMGRDDLQKLWQKYRVDIAFFGHVHNYERTCPIYQNTCVKSGNTSYSGVMNGTIHVVAGGGGSHLSSFAAEIPSWSLFRDYDFGFTKLTAFNHSYLLFEYKKSSDGKVYDSFTIMREYTDVLACVHDSCAPSTLAS